Genomic window (Peromyscus maniculatus bairdii isolate BWxNUB_F1_BW_parent chromosome 10, HU_Pman_BW_mat_3.1, whole genome shotgun sequence):
tgagccatctctccagcccaagacagagtttttctgtgtagctttggagcctgtcctgtaactcgctctgtagaccaggctggcctcaaactcacagagatctgcctgcctctgcctcccgggtactgggattaaaggcgtgtgcatcactgcccagcttaagatttttaaaaatatatttctgtattttttatgtatgtttaaGTATTCTatttgcatatatgcctgcatgccaaaagagggcattagatcccattacagatggttgtgagccaccatgtggttgctgaaactcaggacctctggaagagcagccagtgctcttaaccactgaaccatctctccagccaagtcCTACCTCTAGTTCTAAGAGCAAGCACATGACCCAGGGTTGACTAAGCAGAAGGACAATGGCTCAGACACAGGTACCCTGCCTGAACGAACCAATGAAAATCttccttgggattttttttttttcctttttggtttttcgagacagggtttctctgtgtagctttgcgcctttcctggagctcacttggtagcccaggctggcctcgaactcacagagatccgcctggctctgcctcccgagtgctgggattaaaggcgtgcgccaccgacgcccggctATTCCTTGGGATTTTTGTTATCATGAAAATCTTCCTTGGGATTTTTGTTATCACGATGGAGAAGTTTTCATGGGGCTTAAGACGTTAGAAGAGACAGATGCTGTAAGTCACCGGGGAACATAGCAGGAGAGTGAATAAGACCAACGAGGAGACAAGCTTGAGGATGGGGAGATCCCTGCCAGCATCACTTGGATGCCTGGATCCAGTCATGCCTGAACACATCCCTCCCAAGACTTTGATTTTTCATTTACTTAACAAACGGAGTTTGGCTCACACCACTATCACAGCCCTGAAGGCCACCATTCTGGGCACCAGCTACTGACTGCCTCTGGCTGTTTCACAACAATCTTTCTTTTGTTCAGTGCCCTCgaggctctctgcttccttttctgccAAAGTATCTGCCACATCATATGACAAGGGTACAGATGCCCTCTCTACTTcagtcctgcctctgctgccatgGTTCTGTGCCCACagctctcaaagcccactctACCTGCAGAATGACTGGTCCCTGAGGCCAGAAGGGCACCTACCTGTCAATGGGGTGGACGATGACCGGGATGGCCAGGAGCCCAAGTGTGGTGGTGGTCCATTTGCGGACAGCCAGGGGCCAGCGGGTCATAGTACCCAGGACGTAGAGAGAGGCAGCACACAGACGGTTGATAGTGAAGCCTGGGATggctacagaggccagagactgCCACACAAAGGTGTCGACCACAGCCAGGGCCATTCTGGTGCTGCGGCCTGCTTCAGGGCTTGGCACCTGGTAGGTACAAAGACATTTAACCCAGctggagcagaagcaggaaaCCTGTAGACAGAAGCATGAGGGCCAAGCAGGGGGGAGGACGGAGGGTGAGGGGGTAGCAGGGCAGAAGGAAGCTCGGAGGCGGACTCTGGGCTGTACTGCAGTCAGGGTTGGGGGTGGCCTGCCTACATCCAGAAGAATGACTGTCACTTCCAACCTGGGATGCACTATCCTACAAACAGGATTAGCTTATGGACTGCGCGATGTTGATACGGATAGGACTGTCCCACATGCAAGGCTGCACACTGATCCACACCAGAATGGGGTTGGAAGGGCAAACTCACACTCACCTCTCCTGCCTTCTTGCCTTTGTCTACCGCATCAGCCAGGACGTAGGAGCTGGACACGCCATAGCTCAGCCACACCACCGCTGTAGGCACCAGGGAGCGGAAAGCCTCCCCCACCTCATTAGCGTAGCCTGGAGGGAAAAGGCATTTAATTCTCGGGCCCGCGGGCTGTTCCACAAGGGGGCGCCACACCGAGAGCTGCTTCTAATCCTAGTCTGCTAAACGACAGTGGGGCAGGTGACCTAAGTCAAGTGACTTTTGGTTTCTGGGCTGTGGACTGACGCCGACAATGAAGTCCATGGCTCATTGATCAGTCCCTagctgtggttctggggatctgcaCCAATGAAGCGACGGGCGGCCAGCGAATGACTGACCTTGGTCTCCACTGACGCTTACGTGTCAAGGCCTCAGTCCACCCTTATTATCAGCACCCGACAAGAGTGCCTGTG
Coding sequences:
- the Mtfp1 gene encoding mitochondrial fission process protein 1, which codes for MSEQQRQGAERDLYRDTWVRYLGYANEVGEAFRSLVPTAVVWLSYGVSSSYVLADAVDKGKKAGEVPSPEAGRSTRMALAVVDTFVWQSLASVAIPGFTINRLCAASLYVLGTMTRWPLAVRKWTTTTLGLLAIPVIVHPIDRSVDFLLDSSLRKLYPSVGKPSSS